TAAAGTATGCTCGCAAACACTAAAATGATAAAGCTGGTCGGCTGAAGCGTGGGAACAAACTCTAATAAAAGACTCGTAGCGAACACGGCGACGTAAAATACTACCGCCCGAATCGCATATCTTCTGCGGCTTAGTCGAGCCGGGAAAAGCCACGTATCACGCTCTGGCAACATCCCTTCCAATGGTGGCGGCGTAGACTTCACTACGTCCGATATAGCCTGCTCTGAAAGACCTCGTTTCTCCAACTCTTCGAGCATCAGGACGACGGCCTCGGGGCGATAGTCGCTCTTCTCCACGGTGGATGCGCGCGCAAGGCGTTCGGCCGGCCAAGTCGCGTAAAGCGCACGAAATGAGGCTTTATCAGGAGTATTCACGAGGGGAATCTTAGGCTAACGATAAAGGTAAGCCGCGCGACTGCGAACAAAAAATGAGGTTTCGGTTGCGTGTAAAAACACCGGCCAACGCGACGCCAGTCGCGTTGGCTCTGGCGCATGGTTAGGTAATATGAGCGCAGGCGAGTCGAAAACCATGGGGATTCGAACATATTCCAGACATTATGAGTTACTATACCGGAATCGATTATCACAAACATTATTCGGTGGCCTGCACGGTTGACGGGCAAGGCCGCATCATCCGCGAAGCGCGGATCAACGCCAACGCCCCGGAAGCCTTCGAGGCGTACGTCAAGGCGCTGGGCGCCCCGTGCAAGGTGGTCATGGAGGCGTGTTGGAACTGGGGCGCGCTCTACGATCTGCTCGAGGGGATCGAGGGCGTGGAGGACGTGGCGCTCTCGAACCCGGCGAAGAACCGCATCATCGCCGAGTCGATGAACAAGAACGACAAAGTCGACGCGCACGCCCTTGCGACGCTGTTGCGAGGCAATTTCATCAGCCGCGTGCATGTGCCCGCCCGGCCGTGCGCGCGAGGAAAAATCTGCTGCGCCAGCGCCTCTGGCTCACGCGGCTGCGCACGATGACGCGCAACCGCATCCACAGCCTCATCGACCGGCACCCCGGGTCGAGCGGCCCGTCTTCACGGACCTGTTCGGCAAACGCGGGCTCTCGTGGCTCAACCGCATAAAACTGCCCGCGGGCGAACGCGCCGTGCTCGACGACGAACTGCAACTGCACGCGCTGCTGCAAACGCAGGTCAAGACCATGGAGGAACGCATCGGCAAACGCCACCGCGCGCGCGGCAAACTGCCCAACAACGCGATCATAATAACCGCCCGGCGCATGGCGAAAATCGCCTGGCAAATGCTCCATGAAAAACGCGACTACATGCCCGCGCCGCCCCCGGGCAAACCACTTTCCCCAGCCGCTCCTGAAGAGAGCTGATGAGGTGAAACACACACGCATCTTTGGTCAGGATGGAGGGCCGGGGATCAAACCATTACGCTGCGCTGGGCCGAAACATGTCCGCCGCTTAGGGAAGTGTGATCACAGGATCTGTTGATCCCCCGCGACATCCCGCCCAGGCCATCGGACCCGCCTTGATTACATCTACAATGCGGGGCGCTCATTGCCGCCCCCGCTCCCCCGGCTAGGGGCAACAAACCCAAGGAAAGCATATTTTATAATCACCTTTCCCCTCTATGTAATCGCCTCACTTGACTTCATCTCTCAGAGAAGCCTCTTTCTTCTTTTTATTTGCGACGCACATCCTCAAAAAATGAATCCGTCGCCTTTGCTATCACATCTAACGGTGCACGGGACGAGGCTAGTGGCGTTCCAGTCATCTCGACATGTGTCCCAATTGTTTCGAATGTAGGAATCTCCGAACCAATAGCAATAATAGCATAAGTGGCAGTCTCAGATAATGCCAATATGCATAGCTTTTTTTTCACTTTCCCATTATTCTTAACCGTGAAACGAGCGTAAATGGCAGGAAGCTTTTTAATTTCTATACTACCGCAGGTGTCAGGAGTGATTAAACTCGTATCCTTCAATTGTACGATGGATAAATCGCTCTTAGAATCCTTCCAAACTTTCTTTTCCAATTTAGGGGTGTCATAATCTTCAGCTCGTAATTGAGTCGCGACACTAGCGAGTATTAAAAATATACTGAGGGTTAATATCTTCATTCTTTTGGCTAGACATTATAGCTGCGGATGAGCGCAGGCAGTGAAAGAAGGCGCTTGTCCCTTGGACGTGGGTTGCCCGTGAGGAGCGGGCCGAGCCACAAGGCTGAAGGACAAACCATAACAACCTGAAAACGAGGACAAGCGCATGAAAAAGACACAACACTATGTGGGGCTGGATGTCCACAAGGATACGATCATGATCGCGGTGGCCGACGGCGGCCGCGAGGGCGAGGTTCGCCTTTACGGACAGGTCAGCAGCGACCTGCACGCGGTGGAGCGTGCGTTGAGGAAGGTCGGAGCCGACGGCGGGGAGCTGCACGTGGCCTACGAGGCGGGGCCGACCGGCTACGTGCTCTACCGGCGGCTGCGGCAGTTGGACATCGACTGCGTGGTGGTGGCGCCGTCGAGGACGCCGGTGGACAAGGGCAACCGCCGCAAGACCGACCGGCGCGACGCACAGATGCTGGCGGTTGCACCGGGCGGAGTGACCGTGCGTGCCGGAGGCGGTGGACAGGCCATCCGGGACCTCCACGAGCGGGCCGACGCGGTGCGGCCTGACGCGCGCGGCAGCGCTCAAGTCGTTCCTGTTGCGACACGGCTACCGTTACTCGGGCAGCCAACTGGAGCGAGGCGCACCGCCGCTACCTGCGGGCTGGAGCTGCCGCGCCCCCATGAAGGCTGCTGGAGGGTATCTGCTGGCGGTCACCAGTGCGAGGTGTCGCGGCTCGAGCAGTTGCTGGGCTTGCAGGCGCCGTTGTGGCGGCTGTATCCGGGCGTGGAGGCGCTCATGACGATCCGAGGCTTCCAACTGGTGGCCGCGGCGGTGCTGGTGGCGGAGGGAGACGTGAGGAGGTTCGCGCATCCACGCGAGCTGATGGCGTTCTCGGGCTGGTGCCCAGGAGAGAGCACCGGAGAGCCGCAGGCTCGGCTCGATCGGGCAACGCGCACGCCCGTTGGATATTGATCGAGACGGTGCAGCACGCCGGCTGCCGCCAAAGTATCCGCGCAGCTGTCCAAACGGCAGGAAGGGCAGCCGCGGCACCAGGAACTGTCGTGGAAGATTCAGGTCAGCTACAAACGCGCCGGCACCTGGTCGCGCGAGGTGAAGCCAAAGGTGACCGTCGCTGGCTCGGGAGATGGCCGCTTTACGGGCGATGTTGCAGACGGACTGGCCGGCGATGACCGGGCGCCTGAGGCGACGCGGGCGGCAGGGTGTTCTTTGAGAACCGCCGTTTGGCGGCACCAGTCAGGACCGGGCGGCCGGCCCATGCATGTTAACGTTAGGGGCAGCGGGCACGGAGCGATCCGCCCGCCACGCACGAGCCTAGAGCATGCGGGCAAGACGCACCAATGCACTGTCGGTAACCAACCCGCGAAGATCAGCACGATCACGGTGAAAACCAGGATCACGCACCCAACCCACGCACGCGTTTATCCCATAATCGACCGGTCCCTGTCCTGTGCCTCCGGCGGCGGCAGTTTATATAAACATAAATCCCAAACGAAAAATTGGGGACTGGCTTTGCTTTTTTGAGCTTGTATATTCGCAGCTAGATCAACGATTGAGCTCAGACACGATCGGGAGCGGAGCTCCCGGTCGTTGTCTGTGGTGGCTGGATCGGCTCTTCGCCTTTGATGGCACGCTTCGCTTGCGCAACCAATGAGAGGTAGTTCGAGGCAAACACCGGCAGCTCCTTCTCGAGAAGGGCTTCGAGAGCCCAGCATGCAGTCCGCTCTTCCTCCGACACGTGAACGTCGAGCAGCTTCTTCTCTTCGAGCTTGGCCAAGGCCTCGAAAACAAGGAGTGCCTCGGCCTGCGTCAGCTTGATCTGGATATCGTCACTCATGTCTTTCCGCCGATCGTTAAGATGAGCCATGCGCAGGCAAGTGCTTTCGCATTCAGGACGTGTGTCCATGCGCATTGGCTCGGACGCGTGGTTCGGCTCTTTCTTCATATCGTATCGATTCGCACTTGGCTAAAATTCCAATCTTTCGGGATTTGCTGAGTATAGTGGGACTTTGGGTGATCGCGTCGGTAATTCTCTGCCAATGAACAGTGTCCCCTTCCGTTGCACTGCGACTTCATATAAGTCGCAACATCATCCGGACGCGCCACGTAAACACGAGGTGCCGATGTCAGCGGTATCCCGAGAAACTGCACGAAAATAAACACGATATCTTTCCTTTGCGTCGCCTTCCATTCGTCGATCGCCTGATGATATGTGACCTCCTTCTTTTTCCGGGCAACGGCGAGCGGCCAACCACCATCCTGACTTCCCTTTACTGAAACCAACAAGATGCGCCCGGGTTTTTCTGCGACGAGGTCATAATCCGGCTGATTCGCGCCATACTGGACAGACACTTGATAGCCGGCGCGGGCTAACACTGATGCTGCGTAGGATTCAGCCGAGATTTCAGATTGGCGGGGCGTCATAAATTTTTGCCGAACGTCAAAGGCTAGGTTAAATCCATAGCAGATCAACGGGATACGTGGTTTCGAGACGGGTGCATGACACGCGGTTGACAACAACCCAAACGTCATGAAATCGAAGCCAATAGTCCTCACCAACGTCATCAGGAGGGCGGTCATCGTCAGCGTAAGACATTCGCGAAGCTGCCGGAGGCGCGCCAGGATGCCAAGCTCGTGTTGGGCCGTCTCGCGCTCACCGTGCAGGAAGCGGAGGCGCTGACCTCCTCGGATATGGAAAGCTACGTGGTCGCGCGAAAGCATGTCACTGCCACCGGCCTGCCCCTGCACGTCTGCGCCGACCTTTTCGCGAAGGCTCACGCCAAGCTCGCTGGCCGCGCGGTCTCCATCAGCGACGCGGTGGATTTTTATCTCGAATTCCACCGGGACCACGCCGCCGACAAAACCTTCCTGGAAATGGTCGCCGACTTCGCCGCTGGCCGCAAAGCGATGGGAGTCGCCAGCGACTATGTCCAAAACATCAAACGTCAACTGGGCCGGCTGGGCGCGGCTTATCCGGGCCGCACCCTGCCGCTCTTCCGCACACCCGACCTCGACAAATGGCTGGGCGGACAGCGGTGGCAACCGGTCACGAAAAACGATGTCCGCAAAATCTGCATCACCTTCGGAAATTGGGCGAAGGCCAACGGCTACCTGCCGGCCAACCGCCCGACCGAATTCGACGGCATGATGGTTTATAAGGTGCCTGCGACCAAGGTTGCGATCTACTCGCCGGCTGACCTGCGGATCATCCTGGAAACCGTGAAGGCCAAACGCCCGGACGTGTTCCCTTGGGTCGCCTGTGCGGCCTTCATTGGTGCCCGCGTCTCGGAACTGGCACTGCTGCGTTGGGAGAACATCAACTTCGAACGCAACTTTGTCGAAGTCGCCTCGAACAAGGTCCGCACCAAGGCGCGCCGGCTCGTTCCCCTGCATGATGCGCTTCGCGACTGGCTGCTGCCCTTCCGCAAGGAAAGCGGCCCGATCACCGACTACGTCGATCCGCGCTCGGCCTTTGCCCGCGCGATGGAAGGCACGGACGTTGCCCTCAAGGACAACGGCTTCCGGCACTCCTACATCACCTATCGGGTGGCGCAGATCAACGACACCGCCCGCGTGGCGCTCGAAGCGGGCAACTCGCCGGACGTGATCTTCCAGCATTATCGGGAATTGGTCGGGCCTGACGAGGCCACCGCGTGGTTTGAATCGAAGCCGGCGATCCCGCTGCCGGTGGTGGAGCCGCAACGCATGGCGGCTTGAGCGCGTGAAGCGGCTTCCGACCCAAAAATCGGAAGCCGCTTTCTGCAAAGATGGCTTCGCCCCGTCACTTCCCGTGCAGGGTAAAAGCAACCGGATCATGAACCGATTCTGGAGCAACGGCTTGCCTGGGCAAGCCTGCGTGCCGTTGCCGGCTGAATTGGACATGTCGGCCTGCTTCCCGGTGACAGCCGATGAAGGGCATGGAAACCAACACTCCCCCCACCCAAACCCAAACGACCGAAAACCTCTGGACCGTCGATCAAGTGGCGACGTATCTGCGCTGCACGGTCCGGCACGTTCACAACCTGCTGCGCACCGGCCTGCCGCACCTCTACCTCGGGCGGCTGCTCCGGTTCGATGCCGATGAAGTCCGCGCCTATCTGCTCAAGCATCGCCGGGTTCGCTCGGATGTGTAGTTGAATTCAACTACAAGGGAAAGCACCCGCCGCGCTGGTTCATTCCGGCGCGGCGTTTTTGTTGTTCCAGCCTGCACGGGGGCGAACCGTGAGAGGCGTTTTGAGCGACCCAAAATCCGGAACGGATTTGCTCCGCTATTAGCAAAACCGGAGCGGGAGTAAGGTGGCGGCGAACCCAAATCCACCCATGAAAAATCCAACCGATACCGATTCCTTCTTCGCCGATCCCATCGATCCCCGCTAGGAAGCCCGAACGCAGGCGAGCGAGGCCATGTGCCACCTGTTGATCTGGATGGCGGACGCGCCCACCCTCGAAGACCGGGGACTGCGGGCCACAGTTGCCCTCTACTGCGTGCGTCCCGATCTGCTCGACGGGGCGACCCTCGAACAAATCGGCGACCCGACCGGGCGCACCCGGCAGACCGTCCACAAATTGGTGAACCACTTCCGCCTGAGCATGGGCCTGCCGTCATGAAAACCACTGCTGCCCAAACCACGGCGTCCCATGCCGCCGCCTCCGAAATCAACCGTCTTTACGCCGAGGTGCAGCGATTGACCGTGGCTTCGCACGAATCGTTGCACGGCGCGTTGGCGGCGGCTTGGCAGGCCGGCCAACTGCTCCTTGCCGAGAAAAAGCGCGTCCTCCGCCGCATGGGCGGCGGCGCGTGGCTTCTCTGGCTCGAACAGAATTTTCAGGGCGCGCCGCGCACCGCCCAGAAATACATGAAGCTGGCGCGCAGCGTGGACAACGTGGCCTTCCTGCGCGGCCTGAGCCTGCGCCAAGCCTACCTCCGTCTCGGCATCGCCACCGAACCCAAGGAGCGAACCGGATCGGCCCATGTCAGCAAACTACCCGCGCACGTCCGCTTCGCCGGCAAGCTGGTGGTGGCGTTGCGCTCGGATCAACAGCACGGGCGGATTTCGCCTGAGCAGGCCGAAGCCTACCGGCGAGACCTGCGCCCGCTTTACGGGCTGCTGCGTCCGCTCTTCGAAAACTCTCCGGCGAACTTGTCGACCTCGTCGCTGACCAATAAACTGGAGCCATGAAAGCGCCCGCATCCAACCCGGACGAAGTGATCCAGCGCGACCTGCTGAACGAGACGGACGAAAGCGCGACAGCGGACCTGTTTTTCCAGCTTTGCCGGAAGTCTCCGGAGCTTCGTCACTGGCTGACGGAGGAGTTTGGCCGTTCGCCGGTAGCTCGGAAGAAGTTCATGGCGCGGCTGGCCGACCCCGCGTCGAAACCGCCCCGCACGTTTGCCGAATTGGCGGAAGATTCATCGATGCGTGAAGAGGTGTTTGGCGAGTTGCGCGAACGGATGCCGGCGAAGCGTTATGGTGGCCTGACCTGGAGCCAGGTCGCCGCCCTCACGCGCGAGTATCAGGCCGCCACGGTTGATCCCGGCATTTTCATGCTGGCTCACGACTGGGGAAGGGAGCCGTCGCCAGCGGTCATGAAAGCGGCATTGGATCTGATGCAGTCGGTGATCCCGACCGGCCGGCGTCGTCCGCTCAAGCACCTCAACCAGGCGCTTACCTTCCTGAAACGTTATCGGGAAAAGCCCATGCGCCGGGCGGCGCTCGGCTACGGCGACTGGTGGCGGTTGCAGGTGCTCTTCTACATCCTCCGGCATCCCGCCAAATCCTATCGCGTCCGTGAGCTTCACGCCCATCTGCTCGACCAAGGGCTGGAAATCGACCTCAAGGAAATCCGGCGCTTTTGCTCTCGGCACGGTATCCGTCGCGATGTTCGCGCGGGTCGCCCGCCAGCTCGCTTGCTAGCGGCGGGTTGAGGCACCGGATCGCGGCGGGAGCCACGCAGGGAAAGGGAGGAGTTGTGCGCGCCAACGAGCGCGCGGAGAGCAGTTGTGCGGTCCTTCCCCAGCCGAACCTTGAAAAAGGCCGACCCGGAGGGTGCTTCCGGCCAGCACCGGTCGCGCGGAGCCACGCACAGAGTGGACGACCTTGAGGCGGAAAGACGGGCTGAGTGCGTCAGCGCGAAGCCCGCCCCGCCGTCGCAGGTGCTAACCTTGGCAATCCTCTGGTTCGGTCCGACTCGAACCACCGAGTGTCAGTCAATTTACTATTTATTTAATTAAAAATAAACAACTTGGAGTTTTGCGTGGTCTCTCATATGAGAATCTCGACATCGGGCTTTGACCGGTTACGTTGCTCCTGTGCAGCCTTCTGAGAAATTTACCATCTTAAACCCCAAACGAGAATCCGAAAACCAATCCGGACGGGCTAGCTGGTATCCGTATTACGCTGGCTTTTCCCAGAGCTTTGCCCATAGCCTCCTTGCCTCCGCAAAATTGGGCGGGGGATCGGCGATTATCGATCCTTGGAATGGAAGTGGAACAACTACTGCGGCAGCGGCTGGGATTGGCCATACTGCATTTGGTTATGATCTGAATCCGGTAATGGTTATAGCCGCTAAAGCGAGGATGTTAAATAAAAGAGAACGCGGCAGCTTGGTGCCACTTGCCAAGGCAATTTGCTCTGCTGCAGAGGGCATAAAGATGCCTGCAGATGATTTCGCGGCTGCGATATCCACTTGGTTCATACCCGAATCCGCTTCAGGAATTCGCAGTATCGAGCTTGGAATCCAGAAGCTTTTAATAAGTGGATGTGACTATGTAAAAGTATGCAGTTATGACCGCATTAAGACTATTTCCGATCTGGCAGCTTTCTTTTACGTGGCCCTTTTCCGCACCATGCGCAGTCTTATGGGCGGTTTTTCAGGTAGTAATCCAACTTGGATAAAGAAACCAGCCGATCAACGTTCGCGGCTTCGCCCATCTATAGAGCAAATTAAGTCAATATTTCTTGCCCAAACGGAATCCATGGTGACTGCACTCGCGACTGATTTAACCTCAAAAGACAGCGAAGTCACTATAGACATCGGATCATCTGACTCTATACCATTAAAGAATGGAACTATGGATTTTGTTCTCTCGTCTCCGCCTTATTGCACGCGCATAGACTATGCTGTCGCAACTTCTCCTGAATTAGCAATTTTGGGATATCGAGGTGATGTGGAATTCGAGGAACTTAGACGCCGACTAATCGGAACATCGACTGTTCCCAAAGTTGCACCCGAACAAAATCTTGCTTGGGGGCCGACATGTCTCGGGTTTCTGGATAAATTATCCATTCATCCATCAAAGGCCTCAAAGTCCTATTATCTGAAAAGTCATCTGCAATATTTTGCCTCTATTTATAATTCCCTTAGCGAAATATCCAGAATACTAAGGAAAGATGGGCACTGTGTGCTGGTTGTCCAAGATTCCCATTACAAAGAGATACACAATGATTTGCCGACGATTATAGCCGATATGGCGGCTAGCCATTCTATGGGGTTGAATCGAAGGCAAGATTTTAAACATCATCGCACCATGGCTGGGGTTAATCCGGATGTAAGAAAATATCGTAGTAATGTCACTGCAACTGAGTCAGTTCTGTGTTTTTCAAAAAACTAACTAATATGACGAACCCCACATTGAATTCGACTTCGGCGGCAGATCTAATAGCAGCCATAGATTCGCGCATAAAGAAAGTTCATACGCAACGTCTTGACATGTCATTCAATGAATTGGTTGATATGTATGGAAATAAAGAACTTGATATTTCACCGGATTATCAGCGACTGTTTCAGTGGACGGAGGGTGCCCGCTCACGCTTTATCGAATCGTTGCTCTTGGAGATGCCCGTGCCGCCTATATATGTGGTAGAAGAAGATGATGGTCGCTATCTTTTGATTGATGGATTGCAGCGTATATCGTCATATCTGCATCTGCGCGGTCTTTTAAATGCTCCTCATCTGGACCCCAAAGTTGAGGTCGGAGATAAGTTGGTTTTAGCGGATTGCGATATTGTAAATGAGCTAAATGGGAAAACTTGGGATGATTTGGGGACTTCTCTCCAAATTAAGCTTAAACGTGCGTTCGTGGGGGTAGAGGTCGTGAGGAAAGGTAGTGATGCTCGCTTTAAGTATCACATGTTTAAACGTCTGAATACCGGTGGACAAGTTCTCTCTTCCCAACAAGTAAGAAATTGCACGATCAGGCTGCTTGATGGCACCTTCAATGATTTTATTATAGAATTAAGCAAAGACACCAATTTCTCCTTATCCATTGAGACTATTACATCCGAAAGACGCCTTTCCGCTTTTGACCAAGAATTAATCCTACGATTCTTCTCTCTGAAAAATAATAGAGCTGCCTTTAAGCACGATGTTTCCGACTTCATGACGGAATATATGGAGCAGGTGGCTGACTCGGAGAGCGGGCTAACCTTTGATTACAATGCCGAACGGCTCATTTTCACTAAAACATTCTCAATATTTGCCCAGACATTAGGACCGTTGTCATTCACATATGCCAGCGCTACCAGAGGTAGTATAACCAAGGGCTTTAGCGTCTATCACTTTGAGGCCTTCTCAATTGGCATACAGGAGGTATTGGATAAAATAGACATATCAAATGTTGATTTGATGGCAGCACTTAAACAGAAGTTCACGGAAATCAAATTGGATTCAGAGTTCCTGCGAATTACGACAGGAGGAGGAAAAAATTCGCCAGGCCCCCTAGCAGAGAGAATCAATTTTGTTGCGGAGCGTCTGCGGGGGTTAATATGAATCTAGATTCTATTCGCGCTCAGCTTGAAGCGGATTTTAAATGGCGCCAAGACGAGCTTCGCTTTTTGCAAAATCAAGGAGCATCCTTAAGTGAGTCAGATTTGGAAATTTATCGCCGAGCGCTGATAGTTATATTATACGCCCATTTTGAAGGGTTCTGTAAGTTTGCCCTGACTGTATACGTGAACTGCATCAACGGTGCCGGCATTAAGTGTGACCAAGCCAATTACGCCCTAGCTGCTGCCTCCCTTGCTGATCTATTCGCGGCCCTGAGAAATCCGACGCAGAAATGTGCAGTATTTAAAAATGCACTTCCTGATGATAGTAAACTCCATCGTTTCGCTCGAGATAGAGAATTTGTGGAACGCGCTTCGTACTTCGGCGATAAAATAGTTAATATATCAGATTCAGTCATTGATACGGAGTCTAATCTTAAACCCATTGTCCTGAGAAAAATTTTATATCAATTAGGATTGCCGCATGATTTATTTAAGCCCTTCGATGGGAGTATCGATCGATTACTTGGAATGAGAAACAAAATCTCACATGGTGAGACCAAAAGCGGAGTTACGCGGAAAAACTACGATGAGATTTTGGCTGCATCTTTCGCGGTCATGACGGGCATTACAATAGAGATTACGAATGCATTAATGGAGAGAAGATTCTCAAGGAATTGATATAATCACATGACTGAAATTCAAAATATAAATGAGATCTTGTCGGAAATCGATTCCGATAGCAAGGATCAGGATACTGAACAACTGCCTGCGCTTGAGGATAAGTATAGCGTTCAGATGCGGCAGATTGTTACTCAAAAAATTGAACTTCCAATTTCAACATTGCCAGTAATGCTTGAGCCAAAGAAAGGACAGATTGATTTAAGTCCAGATTTTCAGCGCCGAAGCATATGGGACATCGAGCGCCGTTCTCGATTTATTGAATCAATAATAATGAATATCCCGATCCCTCCTGTATTCCTTGGTGAGGTTGATTATGGAACTTATGCCGTCTTGGATGGACGACAGCGCCTCACTGCTATATATGAATTCTTAAGAAATAATTTTAAATTGCGGAATCTAAGAGTGTGGTCAGAATTAAACGACAAGAGCTTTGCCGACCTCCAAGACGATGGACTCGATAAGTATTTCACTCGTCGTTTTGTTCCCGCCGTAGTTGTTCTGAAGGAATCGTCCCCACAGGTTAAATATGATGTCTTTGACCGCTTAAATACGGGCGGTGTTGTTGCATTGCCTATGGAAATACGAAATGCAGTATTCCCCGGAAAATTCAACAAGACCCTACATGACCTTTCGATTAATGCGGATTTTCTTAAACTTTGGCAGATACCAGCGACAGGCTCCGCTCGCGGTGCAGATCCTGTTTTCAACAGAATGTTCGACCTTGAGCTTGTGCTTAGATTTTTTGCGGTGCCCGCATACCAAGGTGGCCTCAAATTCAAAGATTTCCTCAGCGACTTTATGGCCTCTAGAAATCAATCATATGAATCTGACCCGGTCATTCAGCAGCACGATAGACAACGATTTGAGGTAAGCTGCAAAAATACACTGGCAGTTTTTGGAACAGATGCATTCCAGCGGCCGATTGCCGGCGGTGGGAGGAAAAAAAATAAATCGGCCCCCCTTGCGGATGCAATTATGAACGCACTTGCAGACGTTTTACCTGCAAAATTAACTCCAGATATCATTCTTAACCTCAGGCATAATCTAGATAACTTATGTCTGACACCAGAATTTGCACGCGTGACTACAGCTGGCACTAATGGCAAAGGGGCTATTGAAACTCGACTTCGCTTGGCTAAGGAAATCGTCATGTCAACAATTGCTTGATGGCACAAGATGAGAAACGTCCTAGCTGATTTATATGATTCGACCAATGGAGTTAGAAGCGTTTTGGCTAGTCTAGCTCAAGAAAGCTCCTCACTCGCTCTCAGACAAGAGGATCTTGCACGGCATAGCCTGATCCACAATGCTATGCCGGTAGTGCTTAGTGGGTTTCTTGAGACCTTCATGCGGGATTGCTCGCAAAGGTTCATGATTGGCGTATCCGGGCGGGGCAAGGCCTTTGCTGATTTACCTGCTATAATAAAAAAACGCCATTTTGAAGGTGGCGGAAGGATTTTGAGCGATGTGGCCAAGAATAGAATAACTTGGGTAACTTCATCACAATATGATATT
This genomic stretch from Termitidicoccus mucosus harbors:
- a CDS encoding helix-turn-helix domain-containing protein; the protein is METNTPPTQTQTTENLWTVDQVATYLRCTVRHVHNLLRTGLPHLYLGRLLRFDADEVRAYLLKHRRVRSDV
- a CDS encoding DUF262 domain-containing protein; the protein is MSFNELVDMYGNKELDISPDYQRLFQWTEGARSRFIESLLLEMPVPPIYVVEEDDGRYLLIDGLQRISSYLHLRGLLNAPHLDPKVEVGDKLVLADCDIVNELNGKTWDDLGTSLQIKLKRAFVGVEVVRKGSDARFKYHMFKRLNTGGQVLSSQQVRNCTIRLLDGTFNDFIIELSKDTNFSLSIETITSERRLSAFDQELILRFFSLKNNRAAFKHDVSDFMTEYMEQVADSESGLTFDYNAERLIFTKTFSIFAQTLGPLSFTYASATRGSITKGFSVYHFEAFSIGIQEVLDKIDISNVDLMAALKQKFTEIKLDSEFLRITTGGGKNSPGPLAERINFVAERLRGLI
- a CDS encoding MAE_28990/MAE_18760 family HEPN-like nuclease produces the protein MNLDSIRAQLEADFKWRQDELRFLQNQGASLSESDLEIYRRALIVILYAHFEGFCKFALTVYVNCINGAGIKCDQANYALAAASLADLFAALRNPTQKCAVFKNALPDDSKLHRFARDREFVERASYFGDKIVNISDSVIDTESNLKPIVLRKILYQLGLPHDLFKPFDGSIDRLLGMRNKISHGETKSGVTRKNYDEILAASFAVMTGITIEITNALMERRFSRN
- a CDS encoding site-specific integrase is translated as MLGRLALTVQEAEALTSSDMESYVVARKHVTATGLPLHVCADLFAKAHAKLAGRAVSISDAVDFYLEFHRDHAADKTFLEMVADFAAGRKAMGVASDYVQNIKRQLGRLGAAYPGRTLPLFRTPDLDKWLGGQRWQPVTKNDVRKICITFGNWAKANGYLPANRPTEFDGMMVYKVPATKVAIYSPADLRIILETVKAKRPDVFPWVACAAFIGARVSELALLRWENINFERNFVEVASNKVRTKARRLVPLHDALRDWLLPFRKESGPITDYVDPRSAFARAMEGTDVALKDNGFRHSYITYRVAQINDTARVALEAGNSPDVIFQHYRELVGPDEATAWFESKPAIPLPVVEPQRMAA
- a CDS encoding DUF805 domain-containing protein, translated to MNTPDKASFRALYATWPAERLARASTVEKSDYRPEAVVLMLEELEKRGLSEQAISDVVKSTPPPLEGMLPERDTWLFPARLSRRRYAIRAVVFYVAVFATSLLLEFVPTLQPTSFIILVFASILYSALGLMLPRSKDAGLPSWIAIIFALFPITAFFTFVILFFIPPKKKEANHAPEPTRLTAGCSER
- a CDS encoding DUF262 domain-containing protein, whose protein sequence is MTEIQNINEILSEIDSDSKDQDTEQLPALEDKYSVQMRQIVTQKIELPISTLPVMLEPKKGQIDLSPDFQRRSIWDIERRSRFIESIIMNIPIPPVFLGEVDYGTYAVLDGRQRLTAIYEFLRNNFKLRNLRVWSELNDKSFADLQDDGLDKYFTRRFVPAVVVLKESSPQVKYDVFDRLNTGGVVALPMEIRNAVFPGKFNKTLHDLSINADFLKLWQIPATGSARGADPVFNRMFDLELVLRFFAVPAYQGGLKFKDFLSDFMASRNQSYESDPVIQQHDRQRFEVSCKNTLAVFGTDAFQRPIAGGGRKKNKSAPLADAIMNALADVLPAKLTPDIILNLRHNLDNLCLTPEFARVTTAGTNGKGAIETRLRLAKEIVMSTIA
- a CDS encoding IS110 family transposase yields the protein MKKTQHYVGLDVHKDTIMIAVADGGREGEVRLYGQVSSDLHAVERALRKVGADGGELHVAYEAGPTGYVLYRRLRQLDIDCVVVAPSRTPVDKGNRRKTDRRDAQMLAVAPGGVTVRAGGGGQAIRDLHERADAVRPDARGSAQVVPVATRLPLLGQPTGARRTAATCGLELPRPHEGCWRVSAGGHQCEVSRLEQLLGLQAPLWRLYPGVEALMTIRGFQLVAAAVLVAEGDVRRFAHPRELMAFSGWCPGESTGEPQARLDRATRTPVGY
- a CDS encoding IS110 family transposase is translated as MSYYTGIDYHKHYSVACTVDGQGRIIREARINANAPEAFEAYVKALGAPCKVVMEACWNWGALYDLLEGIEGVEDVALSNPAKNRIIAESMNKNDKVDAHALATLLRGNFISRVHVPARPCARGKICCASASGSRGCAR